In a single window of the Lacerta agilis isolate rLacAgi1 chromosome 15, rLacAgi1.pri, whole genome shotgun sequence genome:
- the SRSF1 gene encoding serine/arginine-rich splicing factor 1 isoform X4, with translation MSGGGVIRGPAGNNDCRIYVGNLPPDIRTKDIEDVFYKYGAIRDIDLKNRRGGPPFAFVEFEDPRDAEDAVYGRDGYDYDGYRLRVEFPRSGRGTGRGGGGGGGGGAPRGRYGPPSRRSEYRVIVSGKSFVHLGKAAFFVQIQLGHLGRRLGRYIVSSQNLACCKA, from the exons ATGTCTGGTGGCGGCGTGATCCGCGGCCCGGCCGGGAACAACGACTGCCGCATCTACGTGGGGAACCTGCCGCCGGACATCCGCACCAAGGACATCGAGGACGTCTTCTACAAGTACGGCGCCATCCGGGACATCGACCTCAAGAACCGCCGCGGGGGCCCGCCGTTCGCCTTCGTCGAGTTCGAGGACCCCAG GGATGCGGAGGATGCAGTCTACGGACGGGATGGATATGATTATGATGGGTATCGTCTACGAGTGGAGTTTCCTCGAAGTGGACGGGGCActggcaggggaggaggaggcggtggaggTGGTGGGGCCCCAAGGGGCAGATATGGACCCCCATCCAGGCGATCAGAGTACAGAGTGATAGTATCAGGTAAGTCATTTGTGCACTTGGGAAAAGCAGCTTTCTTTGTTCAAATACAGCTTGGTCATCTAGGAAGAAGA TTGGGCAGGTATATAGTGAGTTCTCAGAATTTGGCATGCTGCAAAGcttag
- the SRSF1 gene encoding serine/arginine-rich splicing factor 1 isoform X1, with protein sequence MSGGGVIRGPAGNNDCRIYVGNLPPDIRTKDIEDVFYKYGAIRDIDLKNRRGGPPFAFVEFEDPRDAEDAVYGRDGYDYDGYRLRVEFPRSGRGTGRGGGGGGGGGAPRGRYGPPSRRSEYRVIVSGLPPSGSWQDLKDHMREAGDVCYADVFRDGTGVVEFVRKEDMTYAVRKLDNTKFRSHEGETAYIRVKVDGPRSPSYGRSRSRSRSRSRSRSRSNSRSRSYSPRRSRGSPRYSPRHSRSRSRT encoded by the exons ATGTCTGGTGGCGGCGTGATCCGCGGCCCGGCCGGGAACAACGACTGCCGCATCTACGTGGGGAACCTGCCGCCGGACATCCGCACCAAGGACATCGAGGACGTCTTCTACAAGTACGGCGCCATCCGGGACATCGACCTCAAGAACCGCCGCGGGGGCCCGCCGTTCGCCTTCGTCGAGTTCGAGGACCCCAG GGATGCGGAGGATGCAGTCTACGGACGGGATGGATATGATTATGATGGGTATCGTCTACGAGTGGAGTTTCCTCGAAGTGGACGGGGCActggcaggggaggaggaggcggtggaggTGGTGGGGCCCCAAGGGGCAGATATGGACCCCCATCCAGGCGATCAGAGTACAGAGTGATAGTATCAG GACTACCTCCCAGTGGAAGCTGGCAGGATTTAAAGGATCACATGCGTGAAGCAGGTGATGTATGTTATGCTGATGTTTTCCGAGATGGAACTGGTGTCGTGGAGTTTGTACGGAAAGAAGATATGACCTACGCAGTGCGAAAACTGGATAACACTAAGTTTAGATCTCATGAG GGAGAAACTGCCTACATCCGTGTTAAAGTTGATGGCCCAAGAAGTCCGAGTTACGGAAGATCTCGCTCTCGCAGCCGTAGTCGTAGCAGAAGCCGTAGCCGAAGCAACAGCAGAAGTCGCAGTTATTCCCCGAGAAGAAGCAGAGGATCTCCACGCTACTCTCCCCGTCACAGCAGATCACGTTCCCGTACATAA
- the SRSF1 gene encoding serine/arginine-rich splicing factor 1 isoform X3, giving the protein MSGGGVIRGPAGNNDCRIYVGNLPPDIRTKDIEDVFYKYGAIRDIDLKNRRGGPPFAFVEFEDPRDAEDAVYGRDGYDYDGYRLRVEFPRSGRGTGRGGGGGGGGGAPRGRYGPPSRRSEYRVIVSGLPPSGSWQDLKDHMREAGDVCYADVFRDGTGVVEFVRKEDMTYAVRKLDNTKFRSHETYLKRWIKNALD; this is encoded by the exons ATGTCTGGTGGCGGCGTGATCCGCGGCCCGGCCGGGAACAACGACTGCCGCATCTACGTGGGGAACCTGCCGCCGGACATCCGCACCAAGGACATCGAGGACGTCTTCTACAAGTACGGCGCCATCCGGGACATCGACCTCAAGAACCGCCGCGGGGGCCCGCCGTTCGCCTTCGTCGAGTTCGAGGACCCCAG GGATGCGGAGGATGCAGTCTACGGACGGGATGGATATGATTATGATGGGTATCGTCTACGAGTGGAGTTTCCTCGAAGTGGACGGGGCActggcaggggaggaggaggcggtggaggTGGTGGGGCCCCAAGGGGCAGATATGGACCCCCATCCAGGCGATCAGAGTACAGAGTGATAGTATCAG GACTACCTCCCAGTGGAAGCTGGCAGGATTTAAAGGATCACATGCGTGAAGCAGGTGATGTATGTTATGCTGATGTTTTCCGAGATGGAACTGGTGTCGTGGAGTTTGTACGGAAAGAAGATATGACCTACGCAGTGCGAAAACTGGATAACACTAAGTTTAGATCTCATGAG ACATATCTGAAGAGATGGATTAAGAATGCTTTGGATTAA
- the SRSF1 gene encoding serine/arginine-rich splicing factor 1 isoform X2, which translates to MSGGGVIRGPAGNNDCRIYVGNLPPDIRTKDIEDVFYKYGAIRDIDLKNRRGGPPFAFVEFEDPRDAEDAVYGRDGYDYDGYRLRVEFPRSGRGTGRGGGGGGGGGAPRGRYGPPSRRSEYRVIVSGLPPSGSWQDLKDHMREAGDVCYADVFRDGTGVVEFVRKEDMTYAVRKLDNTKFRSHEVWIGEGSLDPNPWSWIIGFKS; encoded by the exons ATGTCTGGTGGCGGCGTGATCCGCGGCCCGGCCGGGAACAACGACTGCCGCATCTACGTGGGGAACCTGCCGCCGGACATCCGCACCAAGGACATCGAGGACGTCTTCTACAAGTACGGCGCCATCCGGGACATCGACCTCAAGAACCGCCGCGGGGGCCCGCCGTTCGCCTTCGTCGAGTTCGAGGACCCCAG GGATGCGGAGGATGCAGTCTACGGACGGGATGGATATGATTATGATGGGTATCGTCTACGAGTGGAGTTTCCTCGAAGTGGACGGGGCActggcaggggaggaggaggcggtggaggTGGTGGGGCCCCAAGGGGCAGATATGGACCCCCATCCAGGCGATCAGAGTACAGAGTGATAGTATCAG GACTACCTCCCAGTGGAAGCTGGCAGGATTTAAAGGATCACATGCGTGAAGCAGGTGATGTATGTTATGCTGATGTTTTCCGAGATGGAACTGGTGTCGTGGAGTTTGTACGGAAAGAAGATATGACCTACGCAGTGCGAAAACTGGATAACACTAAGTTTAGATCTCATGAG GTTTGGATTGGAGAGGGCTCACTGGATCCCAATCCTTGGAGCTGGATCATTGGATTCAAATCATAA